A single Lactuca sativa cultivar Salinas chromosome 8, Lsat_Salinas_v11, whole genome shotgun sequence DNA region contains:
- the LOC111891812 gene encoding probable CDP-diacylglycerol--inositol 3-phosphatidyltransferase 2 isoform X1, translating to MASKSRPRTLSVYLYIPNIIGYIRVVMNCFAFGICFSNKELFSILYFISFVCDALDGWFARKFNQVSTFGAVLDMVTDRISTACLLVILSQVYRPNFVFLSLLALDIGSHWLQMYSTFLVGKSNHKDVKDSTSWLFKLYYGNRMFMGYCCIACEVLYITLFLLAKESEKMTDVLVGVAQQSLINSALLAFLVFGWATKQLINIIQMKTAADLCVLYDLNKKHNA from the exons ATGGCTTCCAAATCAAGACCTAGAACATTAAGCGTATATCTTTACATCCCCAACATCATTG GATACATAAGAGTTGTGATGAATTGCTTTGCCTTTGGTATATGCTTTTCCAATAAAGAGCTTTTTTCAATCCTGTATTTCATCAG CTTTGTTTGTGATGCTTTGGATGGTTGGTTTGCACGCAAATTCAATCAAG tttcaacatttggagcTGTTCTGGATATGGTCACAGATAG GATAAGCACTGCATGTCTTCTGGTTATTCTCTCTCAAGTCTACAG GCCTAACTTTGTTTTCTTGTCTTTGCTTGCATTGGATATTGGCAGCCACTGGTTGCAAATGTACAG TACTTTCTTGGTTGGAAAGTCTAATCATAAAGATGTCAAAGATAGCACCAGTTGGTTGTTTAAGTTATACTATGGAAACAGGATGTTTATGGGATACTGCTGCATAGCTTGTgag GTTCTTTACATAACTTTGTTTCTTCTTGCAAAGGAGTCAGAAAAGATGACTGAT GTTTTGGTTGGTGTTGCACAACAAAGTTTGATAAATTCTGCGTTACTTGCCTTTCTTGTGTTTGGATGGGCAACCAAGCAGTTAATCAATATTATACAG ATGAAGACAGCAGCAGATTTATGCGTGTTATACGACCTCAACAAAAAACACAATGCCTAG
- the LOC111891812 gene encoding probable CDP-diacylglycerol--inositol 3-phosphatidyltransferase 2 isoform X2 produces the protein MSYGVTSFSCPSIEKMLIGYIRVVMNCFAFGICFSNKELFSILYFISFVCDALDGWFARKFNQVSTFGAVLDMVTDRISTACLLVILSQVYRPNFVFLSLLALDIGSHWLQMYSTFLVGKSNHKDVKDSTSWLFKLYYGNRMFMGYCCIACEVLYITLFLLAKESEKMTDVLVGVAQQSLINSALLAFLVFGWATKQLINIIQMKTAADLCVLYDLNKKHNA, from the exons ATGTCATATGGTGTAACAAGCTTTTCGTGCCCTTCAATAGAGAAGATGCTAATTG GATACATAAGAGTTGTGATGAATTGCTTTGCCTTTGGTATATGCTTTTCCAATAAAGAGCTTTTTTCAATCCTGTATTTCATCAG CTTTGTTTGTGATGCTTTGGATGGTTGGTTTGCACGCAAATTCAATCAAG tttcaacatttggagcTGTTCTGGATATGGTCACAGATAG GATAAGCACTGCATGTCTTCTGGTTATTCTCTCTCAAGTCTACAG GCCTAACTTTGTTTTCTTGTCTTTGCTTGCATTGGATATTGGCAGCCACTGGTTGCAAATGTACAG TACTTTCTTGGTTGGAAAGTCTAATCATAAAGATGTCAAAGATAGCACCAGTTGGTTGTTTAAGTTATACTATGGAAACAGGATGTTTATGGGATACTGCTGCATAGCTTGTgag GTTCTTTACATAACTTTGTTTCTTCTTGCAAAGGAGTCAGAAAAGATGACTGAT GTTTTGGTTGGTGTTGCACAACAAAGTTTGATAAATTCTGCGTTACTTGCCTTTCTTGTGTTTGGATGGGCAACCAAGCAGTTAATCAATATTATACAG ATGAAGACAGCAGCAGATTTATGCGTGTTATACGACCTCAACAAAAAACACAATGCCTAG
- the LOC111891812 gene encoding probable CDP-diacylglycerol--inositol 3-phosphatidyltransferase 2 isoform X3, which translates to MASKSRPRTLSVYLYIPNIIGYIRVVMNCFAFGICFSNKELFSILYFISFVCDALDGWFARKFNQVSTFGAVLDMVTDRISTACLLVILSQVYSHWLQMYSTFLVGKSNHKDVKDSTSWLFKLYYGNRMFMGYCCIACEVLYITLFLLAKESEKMTDVLVGVAQQSLINSALLAFLVFGWATKQLINIIQMKTAADLCVLYDLNKKHNA; encoded by the exons ATGGCTTCCAAATCAAGACCTAGAACATTAAGCGTATATCTTTACATCCCCAACATCATTG GATACATAAGAGTTGTGATGAATTGCTTTGCCTTTGGTATATGCTTTTCCAATAAAGAGCTTTTTTCAATCCTGTATTTCATCAG CTTTGTTTGTGATGCTTTGGATGGTTGGTTTGCACGCAAATTCAATCAAG tttcaacatttggagcTGTTCTGGATATGGTCACAGATAG GATAAGCACTGCATGTCTTCTGGTTATTCTCTCTCAAGTCTACAG CCACTGGTTGCAAATGTACAG TACTTTCTTGGTTGGAAAGTCTAATCATAAAGATGTCAAAGATAGCACCAGTTGGTTGTTTAAGTTATACTATGGAAACAGGATGTTTATGGGATACTGCTGCATAGCTTGTgag GTTCTTTACATAACTTTGTTTCTTCTTGCAAAGGAGTCAGAAAAGATGACTGAT GTTTTGGTTGGTGTTGCACAACAAAGTTTGATAAATTCTGCGTTACTTGCCTTTCTTGTGTTTGGATGGGCAACCAAGCAGTTAATCAATATTATACAG ATGAAGACAGCAGCAGATTTATGCGTGTTATACGACCTCAACAAAAAACACAATGCCTAG
- the LOC111891812 gene encoding probable CDP-diacylglycerol--inositol 3-phosphatidyltransferase 2 isoform X4 gives MNCFAFGICFSNKELFSILYFISFVCDALDGWFARKFNQVSTFGAVLDMVTDRISTACLLVILSQVYRPNFVFLSLLALDIGSHWLQMYSTFLVGKSNHKDVKDSTSWLFKLYYGNRMFMGYCCIACEVLYITLFLLAKESEKMTDVLVGVAQQSLINSALLAFLVFGWATKQLINIIQMKTAADLCVLYDLNKKHNA, from the exons ATGAATTGCTTTGCCTTTGGTATATGCTTTTCCAATAAAGAGCTTTTTTCAATCCTGTATTTCATCAG CTTTGTTTGTGATGCTTTGGATGGTTGGTTTGCACGCAAATTCAATCAAG tttcaacatttggagcTGTTCTGGATATGGTCACAGATAG GATAAGCACTGCATGTCTTCTGGTTATTCTCTCTCAAGTCTACAG GCCTAACTTTGTTTTCTTGTCTTTGCTTGCATTGGATATTGGCAGCCACTGGTTGCAAATGTACAG TACTTTCTTGGTTGGAAAGTCTAATCATAAAGATGTCAAAGATAGCACCAGTTGGTTGTTTAAGTTATACTATGGAAACAGGATGTTTATGGGATACTGCTGCATAGCTTGTgag GTTCTTTACATAACTTTGTTTCTTCTTGCAAAGGAGTCAGAAAAGATGACTGAT GTTTTGGTTGGTGTTGCACAACAAAGTTTGATAAATTCTGCGTTACTTGCCTTTCTTGTGTTTGGATGGGCAACCAAGCAGTTAATCAATATTATACAG ATGAAGACAGCAGCAGATTTATGCGTGTTATACGACCTCAACAAAAAACACAATGCCTAG
- the LOC111891810 gene encoding protein ABC transporter 1, mitochondrial, translating to MASLKDLGKLVNGVSLVAKEAMRRGIDKPDLQSLIRRAILSATDISGLTKGEVRNFVITGNKPIGDTDGIKQDSSVVYFGEEVASSSDTTSDPNTPKEAQRHFPSPTPTPTLIYDNGNLHADARINHPKNAKWEGDVESGSLQTMIITPPPATLDNNAAAIGVGEGKAVPLTNSPPPKAPPLINKQRRRKERRVPSTPFSRALGFAGLGAGLAWGTVQESAKRLVFGNTKSENKQSALSPFLSEKNAERLALALCRMRGAALKLGQMLSIQDESLVPAPILAALDIVRQGADIMPRSQLNQVLESELGPNWSSKLKSFDYEPLAAASIGQVHKAVTKDGLQLAMKIQYPGVADSIESDIDNVKLLLDYTNLIPENLYLDRAMKVAKEELSRECDYELESSNQKTFRRLLSNVQGFYVPLVVDELSSKKVLATELVHGIPIDKVAVLDQETRNNVGKKLLELTLMELFVFRFMQTDPNWSNFLYDEATQSINLIDFGAARNYPKRFVDDYLRMVVACANCDREGVVEMSERLGFLTGKESEIMLEAHVQAAFVVGLPFAANHPGGYDFRANNITQSLSNIGGTMLRHRLTPPPDEVYSLHRKLAGAFLACIKIGAVVPCRDLLLQVYQTYQFDD from the exons ATGGCATCGTTGAAAGACCTCGGCAAGCTCGTGAATGGAGTTTCCCTGGTCGCCAAGGAGGCCATGAGACGGGGTATCGATAAGCCAGACTTGCAATCCCTAATCCGGCGAGCCATCTTATCAGCCACCGACATATCCGGTCTCACTAAAGGCGAGGTTCGCAATTTCGTGATCACCGGTAACAAACCCATTGGTGATACGGACGGTATCAAACAAGACAGCAGCGTTGTCTATTTTGGGGAGGAGGTAGCTTCTTCGTCCGATACAACTTCTGACCCAAACACCCCCAAAGAAGCGCAGAGACATTTCCCTTCTCCTACCCCTACCCCTACCCTTATATATGACAATGGAAATCTCCACGCGGATGCTCGtataaaccatccaaaaaatGCAAAGTGGGAAGGTGATGTCGAATCGGGGTCCCTTCAGACTATGATCATTACTCCTCCTCCGGCTACTTTGGATAACAATGCTGCTGCAATTGGAGTTGGAGAAGGAAAGGCTGTTCCTTTGACCAATTCCCCGCCGCCTAAAGCACCGCCACTAATAAATAAACAGAGGCGGCGCAAGGAGAGGAGGGTTCCTTCCACCCCGTTCTCGAGAGCGCTTGG GTTTGCTGGACTAGGAGCTGGGCTTGCCTGGGGAACTGTACAGGAATCTGCTAAGAGACTCGTCTTTGGTAACACTAAATCAGAAAACAAGCAGTCCGCCCTTTCGCCTTTTTTATCCGAAAAAAATGCAGAACGGCTGGCTTTGGCTCTATGTAGGATGCGTGGGGCAGCACTCAAACTAGGACAGATGTTGAGCATCCAAGATGAATCCCTTGTTCCTGCTCCG ATCTTGGCTGCTTTGGATATTGTGCGTCAGGGTGCTGATATTATGCCAAGAAGTCAGCTtaatcaagttttggaatctgAATTAGGCCCCAATTGGTCCTCCAAGTTGAAAAGCTTTGATTATGAACCTCTTGCTGCTGCAAGCATAGGCCAG GTGCACAAAGCTGTCACCAAGGATGGTTTGCAACTTGCAATGAAAATTCAATATCCTGGTGTCGCAGATAGCATTGAGAGTGACATTGACAATGTAAAATTGCTCTTAGACTATACAAATCTGATTCCGGAGAATTTGTATCTCGATAGAGCTATGAAG GTGGCGAAAGAAGAGTTATCACGTGAATGCGACTACGAGTTGGAGTCTTCAAATCAAAAAACATTCCGCAGATTACTATCAAATGTACAAGGGTTTTATGTTCCATTGGTGGTAGATGAATTATCAAGTAAAAAAGTTCTGGCTACGGAACTTGTTCATG GAATTCCTATTGATAAGGTTGCAGTTCTGGATCAAGAGACTCGTAATAATGTTGGGAAAAAGTTGCTCGAGCTTACACTGATGGAGCTATTTGTCTTCCGATTCATGCAG ACTGATCCCAACTGGAGCAATTTTTTGTACGATGAGGCTACACAATCAATAAATCTGATAGACTTTGGAGCAGCTCGAAATTACCCCAAGCGTTTTGTTGATGATTACTTGAGGATG GTGGTTGCGTGTGCAAATTGTGACCGGGAAGGGGTAGTGGAGATGTCGGAGAGGCTTGGGTTTCTGACAGGGAAGGAATCAGAGATAATGTTGGAGGCTCATGTTCAGGCAGCTTTTGTTGTAGGGTTGCCGTTTGCAGCAAATCATCCTGGGGGTTATGATTTCCGTGCTAACAACATAACTCAAAGCCTTTCAAACATTGGTGGGACCATGTTGAGACACAGATTGACACCACCACCTGATGAGGTCTATAGTCTACATCGCAAGCTTGCTGGTGCTTTCCTCGCTTGCATAAAGATTGGTGCTGTTGTACCTTGCCGCGACCTTTTGCTTCAAGTTTACCAAACTTATCAGTTTGATGATTAG